ttagcctgttcggacatatggcaatatcttcatgattcttatcaaaccaggatgaaccacgatctaagaagctttatttggaaccactaatcagtggagaataaccaggaagttgaataaatctcataagtgttgtgagtaagaagatatcccactttctatccagatgattccagattagcctgttcggacatatgccattatcttcatgattcttatcaaaccaggatgaaccacgatctaagaagctttatttggaaccactaatcagtggagaataaccaggaagttgaataaatctcataggagttgtgagtaagaagatatcccactttctatccagatgattccagattggcctgttcggacatatggcaatatcttcatgattcttattaaccaggatgaacctgatatgatcatggaccagtcaagcaaagaagacaaggagaccatggaggaaccagctgatgaagatgctctcaccatgcctaagggtcccatgactcgagccagaagcaagcaactcaaagaagccattggaggactacttaagacatccatgaagcaagaagaaagtcttggaagaagcttgatcaaccaagacacacttaccacaattcaagctatttctttttctagatagtcatcaaatgagcaagtagcatatgtgtgctctttttccctatctttggttttgtcccactgggttttccaaagataggtttttaacgaggccatatgttgctttccTATCACTCATTTGATGTACTTAGGATTTTCAGACTTTcatattttatcttatgttttattttagactatggtttaTTTTATGTCACATTTAGAGAacaaggagcctgttccttgcCTTCTCTATAAATATGTACTCGGATGCCCTAGTTTCATTTtatccaatcttttattttcagactcttgtctctctctctgtcgaCTGCAAGCTTCCTTGTAGTTCTGAGATttcttgagtctttgttagtgtgtcatatctaacaaaaccaCAAGAGTAATCCTtcctggtgtgtcatatccgagactgattacttaggagtatcaaggagtCCCTTCCATaactctttgtgtcaccattcaatccacaagccttgaagaagattgagtctctgattctctacttgcaaggatctatccccttatcatccagagaagcatcctaggagtgtattatgtggtatcagagcaaatctGGATAGGGAAGTACTCGTTTTCTTCAAACTTTCACTCGATCTGTTCTTGGCTTTCATAACCATTGATAGATCTGAGTTTTGTTGTGTTGTTTCTGTCGATTTGATTCACTTTCAGTTCAGTATTGCTAGATCTGTTGTTGTGTGTTTCAAAACTGATAGATCTGAGATTTGTTGTTTCGAAATTGATAGATCTAAGAGTTTCTCTTATAGATCTACTCTGGATCTGTTCAAATCTTGTTACTTTCTTGTTAGATCTGTTGTTTCTGTCAGTTTATCATCCGATCTGTTGATTAACCTGTGTAAGATTGATAGATCTGATCTTGTTTTGTTGAAATCTGATAAAATAGACAGTGTTGATCTTGTGATTTTTGAAAAGACTCTTGAGATCCTTGCAGCCTGTTtcatttcttgttttgtttccttatttgattttgatttcgaACTCTTTTACTGGCTGAGTTTGTTATTTATTTCAGGTAAACACTTTTGTGTTTGAAGAGTGGTGAACAAAGATCAAGATACAAGCAGCTTCTTCCTTGCTGGGCGAGTACTGTAGCTACAGTCAAGTCTGGTGCCTAattttctcaagtctggtgcctaattttctcaagtctggtgcctaattttctcaagtctggtgcctAACTTCTCAAGTCTGGTGACAATGGGCAACGAGACTGATGAGGAAGCAGACCTGATGAGAAAGAACAAACTGTTGATGGAAGCAATGGCCGCTCAGTTGAAGCAAACCATGTTGGAAAGCATGACTGAGATGATGAATGAAAACATGAAAGAGATCAGAAATGAAAtcagacaagctactggtcaaggtCACAGTAATGAGTCCAGAAGGAACCGTCGAACTCACACTCCACAAGAGCATGCTGGTTCACAGGagactgataactactatgagcgccaCAGAAGTGAGAGAAGTGGTTCTTCCTCAGCATCACGAGGTAGTAGAAGAAGAACTCGTCGTGATCATGATGATAGAAGACCTTACCGTGATGAACTTGCTGGTTTGAAGCTTAAGATCCCTCCCTTCCATGGCAAAgttgatcctgatgcttatcttgagtgggagaagaagattgagattgtaTTCAACTGCCGACACTACACCAATGCTCAGAGGATTCAAtttgctgcaactgagttctatgattatgctttgagctggtgggatcaactggtgaCTACTAGGAGGATGAATCAAGAGTATCCGGTTGAtacttggcaagagatgaagtctcttatgcgcaagaggtttgtgcctaaccacTACCACCGGGATCTTCATCAAAGATTGAGGAGACTTACACAAGGATCCAAGACTGTGGAAGAGTACTACCAGGAGATggagttgctgatgttgagGGCTGGTATATCTGAGGACAGAGAAGCTACTATGGCAAGGTTTCTTGGAGGGCTTAACCGCGAGATACAAGACAGTGTGGAGATGCAGCACTATATagagatagaagagatgttgcacaaagctattctggtggagcaacagattaagagaaagcatcactcgcgaggcaactatgggtccagcaagtatcagtacactaaagaagagaaaccatctTATCTGAAGGATAGCAAGCCTCAGCAGAAAGAAGATACTAAACCAAACAGCACATTCAGCAAAGACAAAGGCAAAGCTGAAGCTACAAGCTCTAGAACTAGAGATGTtaagtgtttcaagtgtcaaGGAAGAGGAcattatgccaatgagtgcACCAACAAGAAGGTTATGATTCTACTTGAGAATGGAGAGtatgaatcagaagaagagcaCTCCGGTTCTGATCTGAAAATGTCTGGTGAAGAGAGTGAAGTAGAACCGGTTAAAGGAAGGTTGTTGGTGACAAGAAGACTCTTGAACTTGCAAACTAAGACTGAAGAAACTGAGCAGCGTGAGAATCTCTTCTACACTAGGTGTTTGGTTCAGGGAAAGGTGTGCAGCCTTATTATTGATGGTGGAAGCTGTGTCAATGTAGCTAGTGAGACTATGGTGAAGAAATTGGGTCTGAAAGTTCAgaagcatcctagaccttaccggTTGCAGTGGCTCAATGAGGAAGGTGAGATGAGAGTCTCCAATCAAGTGCTGATACCTATAGCCATTGgtagatatgaagatgagatcttgtgtgatGTATTACCAATGGAAGCTAGCCATATTCTTCTTGGTAGACCATGGCAGTTTGATAGGCGAGTGGTTCATGATGGTTTCACCAATAAGCActcttttgagtttaatggaaagaagacagtgctggtaCCTTTGTCACCTAAGGAAGTTCATGAGGATCAGCTccagcttcagaaaaagaaagagatagacctcaagcctgatcagaaacatcacagcctctataccaaacagggagatatcaaaagaattctATACTCTCAACCCTCtattgttttacttatgtttaaagagactttgctaacagtcactgatcttccacagg
The window above is part of the Raphanus sativus cultivar WK10039 unplaced genomic scaffold, ASM80110v3 Scaffold1076, whole genome shotgun sequence genome. Proteins encoded here:
- the LOC130503690 gene encoding uncharacterized protein LOC130503690, producing the protein MGNETDEEADLMRKNKLLMEAMAAQLKQTMLESMTEMMNENMKEIRNEIRQATGQGHSNESRRNRRTHTPQEHAGSQETDNYYERHRSERSGSSSASRGSRRRTRRDHDDRRPYRDELAGLKLKIPPFHGKVDPDAYLEWEKKIEIVFNCRHYTNAQRIQFAATEFVPNHYHRDLHQRLRRLTQGSKTVEEYYQEMELLMLRAGISEDREATMARFLGGLNREIQDSVEMQHYIEIEEIKPQQKEDTKPNSTFSKDKGKAEATSSRTRDVKCFKCQGRGHYANECTNKKVMILLENGEYESEEEHSGSDLKMSGEESEVEPVKGRLLVTRRLLNLQTKTEETEQRENLFYTRCLVQGKVCSLIIDGGSCVNVASETMVKKLGLKVQKHPRPYRLQWLNEEGEMRVSNQVLIPIAIGRYEDEILCDVLPMEASHILLGRPWQFDRRVVHDGFTNKHSFEFNGKKTVL